TCTTTGCAATCAACCCTCCAAAGGTTCAGAACCTCTGGAGGATTAGGTGAATATTCACCTTCTCTTTACTAGAGCATAACTCCTGCCTAAGCAGGCCTAACAATTGCAGCTGCAGGTACAGTTGCAAGAGTTGTCTTCGCAGCATTTGCTTTCGTCTGACATGGTTCTGTGATTTTAAGTGAAACATCTATTTTCAACCCTATAGACGGAGGGATTGAAAAAAGACGCAAGGGGTATGGATGGACTGAATAGAATAACGTTGAGTTAATCCTGAGTTTCTTGATCTGTGAATCGCTTTAGATCCCAGCCTGTCCGGATGGTAGGTCTCCCTTTGGTACCAATGACATATTTGTTTTACTTGTGTTTTTTGATCTGTGAATCGCTTTAGATTTCTCCAGAGTCGAAATGACACAACTGTTTTAGCTTTTCAGTTGCTTCTGCCTTTAGAACCCATCAGGTTCGTTAGGTCTCAACAAGAACCACAATCCCTCGCGCCGACGATATTGCCGTAGGCATCGGACTGGTAGGCACAGCAGTCCATAAAGAGCTTTTTGAGTTGCTGTCTGGCGCGCTGGATGCGCGACTTGGCAGCTGAGTAGCTTAGATCATTTGCCTGAGCATAGGCCTTTTGTGAAGCTGTGCCATAGGCGGTCTGCTGCAATGCATCGCGATAGATGGGGTCGAGCCGTTCCACAAAGGGTTCCAGACAATTGAAAAAACGCTCGTTCTGATTGGGCTCGATCAATTCCTCTGCCTGATCGCTGAGCGCCACCTGCTGGGGTTGTTGCTTACGATAGTAGTCGGTGATGCTGTTTCTGGTGATTTGATACAGCCAACTGCTCAACTTGCTGCTATCTGTCAGCTGATCCCGGTGCTTATGGATTTTGATGAACACCTCCTGCATCATATCCCTGGCCAGCTCATCGTCCGACACCTTCGACCGGATAAAGGCCAAAAGCCGGCTGCTGAATTCCTCCCATATTTGCTCTGTTTGCATAGGCTTTTATTGAATAGACGAGAAAAGCGAAAAAAGACGCAAGTCGCTACAGACAATTTAGGACATTTCTGATAGGAGAGCACATTGCTTAGGAACTATTGTCAACCCATTGTCGTTCGATACTTAGTTTTAATATCCTGATATCCCATTCAGGTCAAACGAGAAGAAGAAACCATGAAGTACCTCAATATATTGGCGATCCTATTGATCACCGCCTGCAGCACGCAGGGTCAGAATAGCAAAGTCCAGACGATTGACAAAAGCGAAGAAGAATGGAAAGCCGAGCTCACAGAGCTGGAATACTACATCCTCCGCGAAAAAGGCACTGAGCGACCCTGGACAGGAGAATACAACGAGCACAAAGAAAAGGGCGTGTATACCTGTGCCGCCTGTGGCAATATCCTCTTCTACTCCAATGCCAAATTTGATTCGCACTGCGGATGGCCGAGCTATTTCGAATATGCGACGGACAGCAGTGTAGTCGAATCGAAGGATTATTCACACGGGATGGTGCGTACGGAGATCACTTGTGCCAAATGCGGGGGTCATCTGGGCCATGTCTTCAACGACGGCCCACCTCCTACGGGGTTGCGTTATTGTATCAATTCTGTTTCGTTGGATTTTGTGGCGGAATAGAAAACAGCTTGGCTAAGAATTTAGTGTAAGAGGCTGTCTCAAAAGTCATTTTTCTGTTATGTTGAGCCAAGGCGAAACATTATTTACACCTTTCAAAGGTACATTTCGACTAAGCTCAATGTGACAAATTTCTTTAATTGAACCTTTTGAGGCAGCTTCTTGCTCAATTAATACAGCGTGTCTGCCACACGAGTCAGGATGATCTGGATGATGCGCTTGTCATACTCGTGGTAGTGCAGATGGTAATCTTCGATCTCCTCTTCCAAAAACATACCCATCACCACACCTATCAACTGGTTCTTGATCTTGGGACGCTTCTGCATCCAGATATTGGCCAGACTGCGGTATTCGTCTTTGGTTTTAGCGCCAGAGACAGCCAGCTCGAATGTCTTTTCATTTTCTACCATAGCGATGATCACATCGTGTTGCAGCTTGATGATGGGTCGGATGACCGCATTCTGAAAGGTCTCTACTACTCCACTCTTTTCGGTAGTGGCTTTCTTGATGGCGGGCCTCAGGGCCAGCAGTTGTATATCAGGTCTGGGCATTGGGGTGAATAGGAAAAATAGATTCAGTCACAAAAACAAAAAGCGAGGATCATTCCCCGCTTCTCGTCGTTTCAAATTATTATTTTAAACCTCTTCGTAATCGACATAGTCGCCGCCTTTGAAGTTTGTCTTGTCATTTTTCTTCCCTTTCTCCTTTGGCACATAATCGATGTTGACATTGCCATCTCTCGGCTGCTGTTTTTGCTGCTGCTGGTACTGATACTGACCGCCTTGCTGCTGTCTTGCCTCATTAGCGACCTTTCCCAGAAACAGGCGAACGAAAAATCCGCCCAGTTTGAAAACCAACCAAAAGAACAGAAAGAAAATAAGAATAAACTTCAACATAGGTTAATATTTACTTATCTACTTAGATAAAGGTTTCGCTCACTGTAGAGTTTTAGGAAGTAATCGTCCATCAAGTCGTCAATGAAGTAGATTGCTTCACCTGTAGACTTCATTTCTGGTCCCAACTCCTTGTTCACATTCGGGAACTTGTTGAAAGAGAACACAGGCTCCTTGATCGCGTATCCTTTTTTCTTAGGATTGAAATTAAAATCCTTCACCTTCTTCTCGCCCAGCATCACCTTAGTCGCATAATTCACATAGGGCTCGTCATAGGCCTTACAGATGAAAGGAACCGTACGAGACGCTCTCGGGTTCGCCTCGATGATGTACACCTCGTCGTTTTTCACTGCGAACTGAATGTTGATCAATCCTACGGTGTTCAATGCCTTGGCAATCTTCTTGGTGTAATCTTCGATCTTTCTGATCACCAGGTCACCGAGGTTGTATGGAGGCAACACGGCGAACGAATCTCCAGAGTGGATACCTGCAGGCTCGATATGCTGCATGATACCGATGATATGAACATCCTCGCCATCACAGATCGCATCGGCTTCTGCTTCTTGCGCATTTTCCAGGAAGTGATCCAGCAATACTCTGTTACCAGGGATCGTGCGGAAGATCTCTACTACGTGCTCTTCCAGTTCCTCCTCGTTGATGACGATCTTCATGCCCTGACCACCCAGTACGTATGAAGGTCTAACCAACATCGGGAATCCAATGGTTTTAGCCAACTCTAGTGCTTCGTCTGCATTTTCGATCACACCAAACTCTGGGTAAGGAATGTCATTCTTTTTCAGCAGTTCAGAGAAAGATCCTCTGTCTTCTGCCAGATCCAGTGCTTCATAGCTCGTACCTATGATCTTGATTCCGTATTTGCTCAGTTTCTCGGCTAGTTTCAAGGCAGTCTGTCCACCCAGCTGAACGATCACACCTTCTGGTTTCTCCAGTTGGATGATTTCGTAGAGGTGCTCCCAGAATACCGGCTCGAAGTAAAGCTTGTCTGCAATGTCAAAGTCGGTAGAAACCGTCTCTGGGTTACAGTTGATCATGATGGTCTCATAACCACACTCTTTAGCCGCCAGGATCCCGTGTACACACGAGTAATCAAACTCTATACCTTGTCCGATACGGTTAGGTCCTGAACCTAGTACGATGATTTTCTTTTTATCAGAAGGAGTGGATTCGTTCTCCTCTTCGAAAGTCGAGTAGTAGTATGGCGTCTTGGCTTCAAACTCTGCCGCACATGTATCTACCAACTTGTAGGTTCTTTTGATGCCTAATTCCTCTCTTTTCGCAAAGACCTCACTCTCTAGACATCCCAGCAAGTGACCCAACTGTCTGTCGGCATAGCCTTTCTTCTTGGCAGTCAAAAGGAGCTTCTTTGGAATCTCGTCCAGCGAAAACTTCTCTATTTCTTTTTCTAGTGCGATCAGTTCTTCGATTTGATAGAGGAACCATGGATCGATCTTAGTCAGCTTGCGGATAGTCTTGTATGGGATACCCAGCTTGAAAGCATCGTAGATATGGAACAATCGGTTCCAGCTTGGGTGCTCCAGACTTTCCAACAGTTCGTCGTGGCTCTTCAGCTCGCGACCATCTGCTCCCAATCCATTTCTTTTGATCTCCAGAGACTGACA
This is a stretch of genomic DNA from Reichenbachiella ulvae. It encodes these proteins:
- a CDS encoding sigma-70 family RNA polymerase sigma factor, which gives rise to MQTEQIWEEFSSRLLAFIRSKVSDDELARDMMQEVFIKIHKHRDQLTDSSKLSSWLYQITRNSITDYYRKQQPQQVALSDQAEELIEPNQNERFFNCLEPFVERLDPIYRDALQQTAYGTASQKAYAQANDLSYSAAKSRIQRARQQLKKLFMDCCAYQSDAYGNIVGARDCGSC
- the carB gene encoding carbamoyl-phosphate synthase large subunit, with product MPKDNSIKSVLIIGSGPIVIGQACEFDYSGSQAARSLREEGIEVTLINSNPATIMTDNVTADNIYLKPLTKASIREILEKHDIDAVLPTMGGQTALNLAMDCDKAGIWEKYNVKVIGSNFDAIETTEDREKFRMKMQEIGVGVCKGRTATSFLEGKEIAQEIGFPLIIRSSYTLGGAGGGFVEKPEDFDRALNDGLHASPIHEVLIEQSILGWKEYELEIMRDHMGNFIVICSIENFDPMGVHTGDSITVAPAMTLPDTVYQEMRNQAIKMISSIGQFAGGCNVQFAVNPETDDIIGIEINPRVSRSSALASKATGYPIAKIAAKLAIGYNLDELNNQITKNTSAFFEPSIDYVIVKVPRWNFDKFKGSDRHLGLQMKSVGEAMGIGRNFQEALQKACQSLEIKRNGLGADGRELKSHDELLESLEHPSWNRLFHIYDAFKLGIPYKTIRKLTKIDPWFLYQIEELIALEKEIEKFSLDEIPKKLLLTAKKKGYADRQLGHLLGCLESEVFAKREELGIKRTYKLVDTCAAEFEAKTPYYYSTFEEENESTPSDKKKIIVLGSGPNRIGQGIEFDYSCVHGILAAKECGYETIMINCNPETVSTDFDIADKLYFEPVFWEHLYEIIQLEKPEGVIVQLGGQTALKLAEKLSKYGIKIIGTSYEALDLAEDRGSFSELLKKNDIPYPEFGVIENADEALELAKTIGFPMLVRPSYVLGGQGMKIVINEEELEEHVVEIFRTIPGNRVLLDHFLENAQEAEADAICDGEDVHIIGIMQHIEPAGIHSGDSFAVLPPYNLGDLVIRKIEDYTKKIAKALNTVGLINIQFAVKNDEVYIIEANPRASRTVPFICKAYDEPYVNYATKVMLGEKKVKDFNFNPKKKGYAIKEPVFSFNKFPNVNKELGPEMKSTGEAIYFIDDLMDDYFLKLYSERNLYLSR
- the msrB gene encoding peptide-methionine (R)-S-oxide reductase MsrB — its product is MKYLNILAILLITACSTQGQNSKVQTIDKSEEEWKAELTELEYYILREKGTERPWTGEYNEHKEKGVYTCAACGNILFYSNAKFDSHCGWPSYFEYATDSSVVESKDYSHGMVRTEITCAKCGGHLGHVFNDGPPPTGLRYCINSVSLDFVAE
- a CDS encoding DUF4834 family protein, coding for MLKFILIFFLFFWLVFKLGGFFVRLFLGKVANEARQQQGGQYQYQQQQKQQPRDGNVNIDYVPKEKGKKNDKTNFKGGDYVDYEEV